The proteins below are encoded in one region of Streptomyces cyanogenus:
- a CDS encoding HD domain-containing protein — MPAYPQLDQVPELRHDFPSLPFTVKDVGALRTTLLRSGYPLEHVTVLDDEDATGEGNIRDELGRFLNSCEDGDVGLVYFSGHGVRFGDTDYLVPSDVRARWGQDGQRALGPHGLIEIVPDELLAPLRSSATVMLCFDACRSSGDSPPATFEGMKISRPWDNVVLLSACAPGEEALGHADDGSVLAKALSETLAPESPARTFAQVIQRVEQRAEEIAANYTYRRPPTAVGRWLGKDVTGGTHADVPLCEAMPSSGRWTEAVLRSGLWERTDATSAQRNKAKEHLAEVVARTVAIRRIRQPEADPWDDPFVPQRLIERLGHLVDASGARLSLIETVVLLGAPFLREAALSCGLAALRTLYDNDPADAERELPEDSFAAHLHRDMGDVRRAHRQIEATRRTLLRRDGKADAHSAEYWLRHRFLADWDLLWELRGDAELDSLRGAIELLVQAAESAAGLTLGDDERGVLRRAVVQVVSQLGTGTPADAVAPDGTPWDTDLCAYLCGEADRWSWRPSELATLLHLAGLLAIDPRMLDGVLIDHLGPREPTQVRPEGIIGEIAAHDGFLPVTRNRGGADASDTAATRWLLVFKCSSAALFTALDRLAARITAVSEATRRGQGTLRPGDLLSGLPQVVKTEGLLPRNRGFDKPPPRFRLAEDEVKPLIMGTQLYGDRMLAVRELYQNALDACRVRQARRRYGEHARQTGLTEREQLAGCRIVFTQDVDPDTGRMYIQCEDNGVGMTAEELRDLFAQAGRRSEQSSARMREMRRWRRRGITTELNSRFGIGVFSYFMLAEEVEVTTRAVDVSGHLPLDGHRASVAAGSGLMHLGREQRELAGGGTRVRLYLHDEPEDGDDRRPSVIEALRDFLWCSPVEVVAREGDGVPAVWRPGELYGDSSLPSARIAATEGVWWVQGRGMLLADGLLVAGAETPEGYVVNLRGRHRPELSVDRNRFLGYDERCVEEDLKEAIPGLVRSEWRPFPLDWLWSLTDAWPRLAQEVIAQLMEHDVPVSLPARLLREDWIREDRVITLRDVGCLPVDDLVLKEDFGRAAFDTRFFEAWRISTLGVNRRQGPVGRHAGLPRPEPLDAVVLRGAPDGSFRQLLWAAADTGRPLREVIRQVRRYAVTGLPVPEPADLAALDDITPSRLAAVLYDEFLDARGVSGWYDEDPGQFAVRHAMVRVSFREKVSLGALGELFVRLSRLDPSIPAPPDLAGIGLAAHRVDARERRVLLNAAARGTRYGAQDHWPFTGLVRPVDVAFRAGQTGIPPAEIEAVVRRFAPLGYRLAGPALPRLLDEAQLTAVSRDLDAQPPFLSPGPIGLKHLVRLAARREETVGDTASWLAGWASGLGIEVADPGPLAGLAPPAWCADLPMAQQAVSQDGDGDEGIRPVSTWAVLATIDDQQERPSGQQHVAAVEALAQAGLVERQAVDATRTLLAEHPSARHRGLWSRGLALPGKRSEYSMPVRVGPDARVEPASVLGIAAGLGESLAATAERVRSRTVSYGFGMPDVPEDVAGLKPDRHLSAALTSAGRWRTRISLSALVDFADACDVDLATAAAELNAYRSLGAPTVPVPPDFVPPPAPLERDLAAEYALLQPALEESWTLTPLALVVAAARLGDGLRETYRRLRPFTLIGLDIPFPEPAGRRTPDWRDVVLLTARFTGREPVLSGDVSEDHLRLAAQETELTVDDVRARLADHAPLFGFRLPPYERT, encoded by the coding sequence GTGCCCGCGTATCCACAGCTGGACCAGGTGCCGGAACTACGGCACGACTTCCCGAGCCTGCCCTTCACCGTCAAGGACGTCGGCGCCCTGCGCACCACCCTGCTGCGCAGCGGCTATCCACTGGAACACGTGACCGTGCTCGACGACGAGGACGCGACCGGCGAGGGCAACATCCGTGACGAGCTGGGCCGGTTCCTGAACTCCTGCGAGGACGGCGACGTGGGCCTCGTCTACTTCTCCGGCCACGGAGTCCGGTTCGGTGACACCGACTACCTCGTCCCCAGCGACGTCCGCGCGCGATGGGGGCAGGACGGGCAACGCGCCCTCGGCCCGCACGGACTCATCGAGATCGTGCCCGACGAACTGCTCGCGCCCCTGCGGTCCAGCGCCACGGTGATGCTCTGCTTCGACGCCTGCCGGAGCAGCGGCGACAGCCCGCCGGCCACCTTCGAGGGCATGAAGATCAGCCGCCCCTGGGACAACGTCGTCCTGCTGAGCGCCTGCGCCCCCGGCGAGGAGGCCCTGGGGCACGCCGACGACGGCAGCGTCCTGGCGAAGGCGCTGAGCGAGACCCTGGCGCCGGAGTCCCCGGCCCGCACCTTCGCCCAGGTGATCCAGCGCGTGGAGCAGCGCGCGGAGGAGATCGCGGCGAACTACACGTACCGACGGCCGCCCACGGCCGTCGGCCGGTGGCTGGGCAAGGACGTCACGGGCGGCACCCACGCCGACGTACCGCTGTGCGAGGCGATGCCGTCCTCCGGCCGGTGGACCGAGGCCGTCCTGCGGTCCGGCCTGTGGGAGCGGACCGACGCCACGTCCGCCCAGCGCAACAAGGCCAAGGAGCACCTCGCGGAGGTCGTCGCCAGGACCGTCGCCATCCGCCGGATACGGCAGCCCGAGGCCGACCCCTGGGACGACCCGTTCGTCCCGCAGCGGCTGATCGAGCGGCTCGGCCACCTCGTGGACGCCTCCGGCGCGCGGCTGAGCCTCATCGAGACCGTGGTGCTGCTGGGCGCGCCGTTCCTGCGGGAGGCCGCGCTGTCGTGCGGCCTGGCCGCGCTCCGCACCCTCTACGACAACGACCCGGCCGACGCCGAACGGGAACTCCCCGAGGACAGCTTCGCCGCCCATCTCCACCGCGACATGGGCGACGTACGGCGGGCCCACCGGCAGATCGAGGCGACCCGCCGGACGCTGCTGCGCCGCGACGGCAAGGCCGACGCCCACAGCGCGGAGTACTGGCTGCGCCACCGCTTCCTCGCCGACTGGGACCTGCTGTGGGAGCTCCGCGGGGACGCCGAGCTGGACAGCCTGCGCGGCGCGATCGAACTGCTGGTGCAGGCGGCGGAGAGCGCGGCCGGTCTGACGCTGGGCGACGACGAGCGCGGCGTGCTGCGGCGGGCCGTCGTCCAGGTCGTCTCCCAGCTGGGCACGGGCACCCCGGCCGACGCCGTCGCGCCCGACGGCACCCCCTGGGACACCGATCTGTGCGCCTACCTGTGCGGGGAGGCGGACCGGTGGAGCTGGCGGCCCAGCGAGCTGGCCACGCTGCTGCACCTCGCGGGGCTGCTCGCCATCGACCCGCGCATGCTCGACGGCGTGCTCATCGATCACCTGGGCCCGCGCGAGCCCACCCAGGTGCGGCCGGAGGGCATCATCGGCGAGATCGCCGCGCACGACGGCTTCCTCCCCGTCACCCGCAACCGCGGCGGGGCGGACGCGTCCGACACCGCCGCCACCCGCTGGCTGCTGGTGTTCAAGTGCAGCAGCGCGGCACTGTTCACGGCGCTGGACCGGCTCGCCGCCCGGATCACCGCCGTGTCGGAGGCCACCCGGCGCGGCCAGGGCACCCTGCGGCCCGGCGACCTCCTCTCCGGCCTGCCACAGGTGGTCAAGACCGAGGGCCTGCTCCCCCGCAACCGCGGCTTCGACAAGCCGCCGCCCCGGTTCCGGCTGGCCGAGGACGAGGTCAAGCCGCTCATCATGGGCACCCAGCTGTACGGGGACCGGATGCTGGCGGTGCGCGAGCTGTACCAGAACGCCCTCGACGCCTGCCGGGTGCGCCAGGCCCGCCGCCGGTACGGGGAGCACGCGCGGCAGACCGGCCTGACCGAGCGGGAGCAGCTCGCCGGGTGCCGGATCGTCTTCACCCAGGACGTCGACCCGGACACGGGCCGGATGTACATCCAGTGCGAGGACAACGGCGTCGGGATGACCGCCGAGGAGCTGAGGGACCTGTTCGCGCAGGCCGGGCGCCGCTCGGAGCAGTCGTCGGCACGGATGCGGGAGATGCGCCGGTGGCGCCGCCGCGGCATCACCACGGAACTCAACAGCCGTTTCGGCATCGGTGTCTTCAGCTACTTCATGCTGGCCGAGGAGGTCGAGGTGACCACGCGGGCGGTCGACGTCTCCGGTCACCTCCCGCTCGACGGCCACCGGGCCAGCGTCGCCGCCGGGTCGGGGCTGATGCACCTCGGCAGGGAGCAGCGGGAGCTGGCGGGCGGCGGCACCCGGGTCCGGCTGTACCTGCACGACGAGCCCGAGGACGGCGACGACCGGCGCCCTTCCGTGATCGAGGCGTTGCGCGATTTCCTGTGGTGCAGTCCCGTGGAGGTGGTCGCCCGGGAAGGCGACGGCGTACCGGCGGTCTGGCGGCCGGGCGAGCTGTACGGCGACTCCTCCCTGCCGAGCGCGCGCATCGCGGCCACCGAGGGCGTCTGGTGGGTGCAGGGCAGGGGCATGCTGCTGGCGGACGGGCTGCTGGTCGCGGGGGCCGAGACCCCCGAGGGATACGTGGTGAACCTGCGGGGCAGGCACCGGCCGGAGCTGAGCGTCGACCGCAACCGCTTCCTCGGCTACGACGAGCGGTGTGTCGAGGAGGACCTGAAGGAGGCCATCCCGGGGCTGGTGCGTTCGGAGTGGCGGCCCTTTCCGCTGGACTGGCTGTGGAGCCTCACCGACGCCTGGCCGCGTCTGGCGCAGGAGGTCATCGCCCAGCTGATGGAGCACGACGTGCCGGTGTCGCTCCCGGCCCGGCTGCTGCGCGAGGACTGGATCCGGGAGGACCGGGTCATCACGCTGCGGGACGTCGGGTGTCTGCCCGTCGACGACCTCGTCCTCAAGGAGGATTTCGGGCGGGCCGCCTTCGACACGCGCTTCTTCGAGGCCTGGCGCATCAGCACCCTCGGCGTGAACCGCCGGCAGGGGCCGGTCGGCCGGCACGCGGGGCTGCCCCGGCCGGAGCCCCTGGACGCGGTGGTGCTGCGCGGCGCGCCGGACGGGTCCTTCCGGCAGCTTCTGTGGGCCGCCGCGGACACCGGACGCCCGCTGCGGGAGGTGATCCGCCAGGTGCGCCGGTACGCCGTCACGGGCCTGCCGGTTCCGGAGCCGGCGGACCTCGCCGCTCTGGACGACATCACGCCGAGCCGGCTGGCGGCCGTGCTGTACGACGAGTTCCTGGACGCCAGGGGCGTCAGCGGCTGGTACGACGAGGACCCCGGGCAGTTCGCCGTGCGGCATGCCATGGTGCGCGTGTCGTTCCGGGAGAAGGTGAGCCTGGGGGCCCTGGGAGAGCTGTTCGTCCGGCTGTCGCGCCTGGATCCGTCGATTCCCGCGCCGCCGGACCTCGCGGGAATCGGACTCGCCGCCCATCGCGTGGACGCGCGGGAACGCCGGGTCCTGCTGAACGCCGCAGCGCGCGGCACGCGGTACGGGGCCCAGGACCACTGGCCGTTCACCGGTCTCGTACGACCGGTGGACGTCGCCTTCCGAGCCGGGCAGACGGGGATCCCGCCGGCCGAGATCGAGGCGGTCGTGCGCCGTTTCGCACCGCTCGGCTACCGGCTCGCCGGGCCCGCGCTGCCGCGCCTCCTGGACGAGGCGCAGCTCACCGCGGTCAGCCGTGACCTGGACGCGCAGCCGCCCTTCCTCAGCCCGGGCCCGATCGGCCTGAAGCACCTGGTCCGGCTGGCAGCCCGGCGCGAGGAGACCGTGGGGGACACGGCGAGCTGGCTGGCCGGCTGGGCGAGCGGGCTGGGCATCGAGGTCGCCGACCCGGGCCCGCTGGCCGGGCTCGCGCCGCCCGCCTGGTGCGCCGATCTGCCGATGGCGCAGCAGGCCGTGAGCCAGGACGGCGATGGGGACGAGGGGATCAGGCCGGTCTCCACCTGGGCCGTCCTGGCAACCATCGACGACCAGCAGGAACGTCCCTCGGGACAGCAGCACGTCGCCGCGGTCGAGGCGCTGGCCCAGGCGGGGCTGGTCGAGCGGCAGGCGGTCGACGCGACCCGGACCCTGCTGGCCGAGCACCCCTCCGCCCGGCACCGGGGCCTGTGGAGTCGCGGCCTGGCGCTGCCCGGCAAACGCTCGGAGTACAGCATGCCGGTGCGGGTCGGACCGGATGCCCGGGTGGAGCCCGCCTCCGTGCTGGGCATCGCGGCGGGCCTCGGCGAGAGCCTCGCCGCCACCGCCGAGCGGGTCCGTAGCCGGACGGTCTCCTACGGCTTCGGCATGCCCGACGTGCCCGAGGACGTCGCCGGCCTGAAACCCGACCGCCATCTGAGCGCGGCCCTGACCAGCGCCGGCCGGTGGCGGACCCGGATCTCGCTGAGCGCCCTGGTCGACTTCGCGGACGCCTGCGACGTCGACCTCGCCACCGCTGCCGCCGAGCTGAACGCCTACCGCTCCCTGGGCGCCCCGACCGTGCCGGTACCGCCGGACTTCGTACCGCCGCCGGCCCCCTTGGAGCGCGACCTGGCCGCCGAGTACGCGCTGCTCCAGCCTGCCCTGGAGGAGTCCTGGACGCTGACGCCGCTCGCCCTGGTCGTGGCGGCCGCGCGGCTCGGCGACGGACTGCGGGAGACGTACCGCCGGCTGCGGCCGTTCACCCTGATCGGGCTGGACATCCCGTTCCCCGAGCCGGCGGGCCGCCGTACCCCGGACTGGCGGGACGTCGTCCTGCTCACCGCCCGGTTCACCGGCCGGGAACCCGTGCTGTCCGGCGATGTGTCCGAGGACCATCTCCGGCTGGCCGCACAGGAGACGGAGCTGACGGTCGACGACGTCCGCGCCCGGCTCGCGGACCACGCGCCCCTGTTCGGCTTCCGGCTGCCGCCGTACGAGAGGACCTGA
- a CDS encoding calcium-binding protein: MRKRAASAVLGAVAVLAGLAAPGAVADEAQGDVQIGNVTFDGGKNIVIDVYDKTVTVSGTFTHPSGIQDADFVLWRGPDGANPYETYDDRFVSNQYYAHADCTATSATTSVCEETFTFEPDWLLTNAHAGTWKVSVQGVANDDSWTHAPQYTTTRLQRQSRLTANAGPEPVAKGGTLTVTGKLSRANWDTLDHRGYSGQPVQLQFRKAGTSTYTTVKTVTTSSTGTLSTTVPAAEDGYWRWSFAGTSTTPAVRAAGDFVDVQ, encoded by the coding sequence ATGCGCAAGCGCGCTGCCTCTGCCGTGCTCGGTGCCGTCGCCGTCCTGGCCGGTCTCGCCGCGCCCGGTGCCGTCGCGGACGAGGCCCAGGGTGACGTCCAGATCGGCAACGTCACCTTCGACGGGGGCAAGAACATCGTGATCGACGTCTACGACAAGACGGTCACGGTCTCGGGGACCTTCACCCACCCGTCCGGCATCCAGGACGCCGACTTCGTTTTGTGGCGCGGACCGGACGGCGCGAACCCGTACGAGACCTACGACGACCGTTTCGTCTCCAACCAGTACTACGCGCACGCCGACTGCACGGCCACGAGCGCCACCACCTCCGTCTGCGAGGAGACGTTCACCTTCGAGCCGGACTGGCTGCTCACCAACGCCCACGCCGGCACCTGGAAGGTCAGCGTCCAGGGGGTGGCCAACGACGACAGCTGGACCCACGCGCCGCAGTACACCACCACCCGCCTGCAGCGGCAGTCCCGGCTCACCGCGAACGCGGGCCCGGAGCCGGTCGCCAAGGGCGGCACCCTCACGGTCACCGGGAAGCTCAGCCGGGCCAACTGGGACACCCTCGACCACCGCGGGTACAGCGGGCAGCCGGTCCAGCTCCAGTTCCGCAAGGCCGGTACGTCGACGTACACCACCGTCAAGACGGTGACCACCTCCAGCACCGGCACCCTGTCGACCACGGTCCCCGCGGCCGAGGACGGCTACTGGCGCTGGAGCTTCGCGGGCACCTCCACCACCCCGGCGGTCCGGGCGGCCGGCGACTTCGTGGACGTGCAGTAG
- a CDS encoding DedA family protein, with protein sequence MDGTHWMYVLLVLVTMPPMIPNSALVAGAGALAAAGSLNLPLLIVILLASTVLGDMSMFWAGHLARSRALRWMSRRQKRRSMLDWAAERFRRYGVPSVIVMRFVPSGRGLGGVTAGIVDFPLRSYLLGALLAEAVFVSCTLGLGYLGGRLVDNSVTVVCMGPAVSVLTAGSVMAVRWAWTRWSPRRAGDRGD encoded by the coding sequence GTGGACGGTACGCACTGGATGTACGTGCTGCTCGTGCTCGTGACGATGCCGCCCATGATCCCGAACTCGGCTCTGGTGGCCGGCGCCGGCGCCCTCGCCGCGGCGGGCAGCCTGAACCTGCCCCTGCTGATCGTGATCTTATTGGCGAGCACCGTCCTGGGCGACATGAGCATGTTCTGGGCGGGGCACCTCGCCCGCAGCCGTGCGCTGCGCTGGATGTCCCGCCGGCAGAAGCGGCGTTCGATGCTGGACTGGGCCGCCGAGCGGTTCCGCCGCTACGGCGTGCCGTCGGTGATCGTGATGCGCTTCGTGCCCAGCGGCCGCGGCCTCGGCGGGGTCACAGCCGGGATCGTGGACTTCCCGCTGCGCAGCTATCTCCTCGGCGCCCTGCTCGCCGAGGCCGTCTTCGTGTCCTGCACCCTGGGCCTCGGGTATCTGGGCGGACGGCTCGTCGACAACAGCGTGACGGTGGTGTGCATGGGGCCCGCCGTCTCCGTCCTCACCGCCGGCAGCGTCATGGCCGTCCGCTGGGCCTGGACGCGGTGGAGCCCCCGTCGTGCCGGTGACCGCGGTGACTGA
- a CDS encoding ArsR/SmtB family transcription factor — MPADRLARVLGTLANPHRLGVVAALARRRNYVSRLARELGISRALLQAHLRRLEAAGLVTGQLEISSDGKAMKFYEVTPFALHLTPQSIADALSPLTIHAHVPEDGEKGSPQ, encoded by the coding sequence ATGCCCGCCGACCGACTCGCCCGTGTGCTCGGAACCCTGGCGAACCCGCACCGCCTGGGCGTCGTGGCCGCCCTCGCCCGGCGCCGCAACTACGTCAGCCGGCTGGCCCGCGAACTCGGCATCAGCAGAGCCCTGCTCCAGGCCCACCTCAGACGGCTGGAAGCGGCCGGGCTGGTGACGGGCCAACTGGAGATCTCCAGCGACGGGAAAGCGATGAAGTTCTACGAGGTGACCCCCTTCGCGCTCCATCTGACACCGCAGAGCATCGCGGACGCGCTGTCACCCCTCACCATCCACGCACACGTCCCGGAGGACGGCGAGAAGGGAAGCCCGCAATGA
- a CDS encoding MMPL family transporter: MPPKGKRLQLQNGTLIERVAGWSIRHRALAIGGWLALVVLAVLSTSLVSGDSAVTKDPGESGAAQQVLNEQKDWEPVLENVLVQSRDKDGPAFKDDPELQQAVKDLVAEFGKTPGAVFRLRTPLDPQGEQQISADGRSGLVTFFVAGPNVKMDAHFDAVVDAVHKVADRHKDIRVVQAGDQSLSRAVDDAVKKDFAGAESTSLPITLVILLIVFGALVAAAVPLLLAATAVAAAFGLIGVFGQWVAVNSAVSSMILLIGVAVSIDYSLFYLRREREERAAGRTVAEALRITAKTSGHVVAVSGVTVMLCVSGLLLSGLDVFRGLTLGTILIVGLAMTGSVTVLPALLAALGHRVDKGRIPWLGKRRTTVLESRTWRRLAQKVVKRPLVWGGAAVVALVVMALPMFSMHLQDAAVVNSLPRSAPTVDAAIRMQDAFPGSPTPARIAVWNADGGSPDTPAVRAAVGRLHDEIAASDGRLFGPVSTVRVDDVLVVRVPLAGSGTDDDSHRALETLRDTALPRTLGKVDGVEYATAGRTAFAHDFAGRLSGRTFAVIAFVLVLAFVLLLLVFRSLTIPLVSIALNLLSMGASYGVLTWVFQYGNLSSPLGFTSYGGVAEWLPLFMFVVLFGLSMDYHIFVLSRIRERRQAGAEPRDAVVGGAAASAGVVTSAAVIMTAVFTIFITLSAIENKMMGVGMAVAILIDATLVRGILLPAALALLGRRAWELPRGLRRLPGGTSGSAPAGPTGAVSRPAEGVRRS, translated from the coding sequence ATGCCGCCCAAGGGCAAGCGGTTACAGCTGCAGAACGGCACACTGATCGAACGCGTCGCCGGCTGGTCGATCCGGCACCGCGCACTGGCCATCGGAGGATGGCTGGCACTCGTGGTGCTGGCCGTCCTGTCCACGTCCCTGGTGTCCGGCGACAGCGCCGTCACCAAGGACCCCGGCGAATCCGGTGCGGCCCAGCAGGTCCTGAACGAACAGAAGGACTGGGAACCCGTCCTGGAGAACGTACTCGTCCAGTCGCGCGACAAGGACGGGCCGGCATTCAAGGACGACCCGGAACTGCAGCAGGCGGTCAAGGACCTGGTCGCCGAATTCGGAAAGACGCCCGGTGCGGTCTTCCGACTGCGCACCCCGCTGGATCCGCAGGGCGAACAGCAGATCTCGGCGGACGGACGGTCCGGTCTCGTCACCTTTTTCGTCGCCGGGCCCAACGTGAAAATGGACGCCCATTTCGACGCGGTGGTCGACGCCGTGCACAAGGTGGCCGACCGGCACAAGGACATCCGGGTCGTACAGGCCGGTGACCAGAGCCTTTCCCGGGCCGTCGACGACGCGGTGAAGAAGGACTTCGCCGGCGCCGAGAGCACCTCCCTGCCGATCACCCTCGTCATCCTGCTCATCGTGTTCGGCGCGCTGGTCGCGGCGGCCGTTCCGCTGCTGCTCGCCGCCACCGCCGTGGCCGCCGCCTTCGGACTGATCGGCGTGTTCGGCCAGTGGGTGGCCGTCAACAGCGCCGTCTCCTCGATGATCCTGCTGATCGGGGTCGCCGTCAGCATCGACTACTCGCTGTTCTACCTGCGCCGGGAACGGGAGGAGCGGGCCGCCGGCCGCACCGTCGCCGAGGCGCTGCGCATCACCGCCAAGACCTCCGGGCACGTGGTCGCCGTCTCCGGCGTCACCGTCATGCTCTGCGTCAGCGGTCTGCTGCTGAGCGGCCTCGACGTCTTCCGCGGGCTCACCCTCGGCACGATCCTCATCGTCGGCCTGGCGATGACCGGCTCGGTCACCGTCCTGCCCGCCCTGCTCGCCGCGCTCGGCCACCGGGTGGACAAGGGCCGCATCCCCTGGCTCGGCAAGCGGCGCACCACCGTGCTGGAGTCGCGGACCTGGCGCCGGCTGGCCCAGAAGGTCGTCAAGCGGCCCCTGGTGTGGGGCGGTGCCGCCGTCGTGGCCCTCGTGGTGATGGCTCTGCCGATGTTCTCCATGCACCTGCAGGACGCCGCCGTCGTCAACAGCCTGCCGCGCAGCGCGCCGACCGTGGACGCGGCGATCCGGATGCAGGACGCCTTCCCGGGATCGCCCACCCCGGCCCGGATCGCGGTGTGGAACGCCGACGGCGGCTCGCCGGACACGCCCGCGGTGCGCGCCGCCGTCGGCAGGCTGCACGACGAGATCGCCGCGAGCGACGGCCGGCTCTTCGGCCCCGTCTCCACGGTCCGCGTCGACGACGTCCTCGTGGTCCGGGTGCCACTGGCGGGCTCCGGCACCGACGACGACTCCCACCGGGCGCTGGAGACCCTGCGCGACACCGCCCTGCCCCGCACGCTCGGCAAGGTGGACGGCGTCGAGTACGCCACCGCCGGACGGACGGCGTTCGCCCACGACTTCGCCGGCCGGCTGAGCGGCCGCACCTTCGCCGTCATCGCGTTCGTGCTCGTGCTGGCGTTCGTCCTGCTGCTCCTGGTCTTCCGCTCCCTGACCATCCCGCTGGTCTCCATCGCCCTCAACCTGCTGTCGATGGGCGCCTCGTACGGCGTGCTGACCTGGGTCTTCCAGTACGGGAACCTCAGCTCGCCGCTCGGCTTCACCTCGTACGGCGGGGTCGCGGAATGGCTGCCGCTGTTCATGTTCGTGGTGCTGTTCGGGCTCAGCATGGACTACCACATCTTCGTCCTGAGCCGGATCCGGGAGCGCCGGCAGGCCGGCGCCGAGCCACGGGACGCGGTGGTCGGCGGCGCCGCCGCCAGCGCCGGCGTGGTCACGAGCGCGGCGGTCATCATGACCGCGGTGTTCACGATCTTCATCACCCTGTCCGCGATCGAGAACAAGATGATGGGCGTCGGCATGGCCGTGGCCATCCTCATCGACGCCACCCTGGTGCGCGGCATCCTGCTGCCGGCGGCCCTGGCCCTGCTGGGCCGGCGCGCCTGGGAACTGCCGCGCGGTCTGCGCCGCCTGCCGGGCGGCACGTCCGGGTCCGCGCCCGCCGGCCCCACCGGCGCCGTGAGCCGCCCAGCCGAGGGCGTACGACGCAGCTGA
- a CDS encoding SCO5918 family protein gives MRCVIARFPFDLVKSEVEQAMSGITPESVTGVSVTIGRRVYPVMQVGEVITRQNRRDFTVAEMRRALTRLGFTCHEPRPVVPALETRADEEALGW, from the coding sequence ATGCGCTGTGTCATCGCCCGTTTCCCCTTCGACCTGGTCAAGAGCGAGGTCGAACAGGCCATGAGCGGCATCACGCCGGAATCCGTCACCGGCGTGTCCGTGACGATCGGCCGCCGCGTCTACCCCGTGATGCAGGTCGGTGAAGTGATCACCCGGCAGAACCGCCGCGACTTCACGGTGGCCGAGATGCGCCGGGCCCTGACCCGCCTCGGCTTCACCTGCCACGAGCCGCGCCCGGTCGTCCCGGCCCTGGAGACACGGGCCGACGAGGAGGCGCTCGGCTGGTGA
- a CDS encoding CBS domain-containing protein: MTPFPSRTQQAGSPAGTGLTARDAMHAPGPQVDDHMAVDVALSVLIGARVAHLLLRDEDGRCAGLVTRAQLTAHRGGSWYSDRTRLRDLPLDRGPFTSSRAALGEAEAAMRVRTLDVSPVIDEHGYALGVLALTP, from the coding sequence TTGACCCCGTTTCCGTCCCGGACCCAGCAAGCCGGCAGCCCCGCCGGCACGGGTCTGACCGCCCGCGACGCCATGCACGCCCCCGGGCCGCAGGTCGACGACCACATGGCGGTCGACGTGGCCCTGTCCGTGCTCATCGGCGCGCGGGTCGCGCACCTGCTCCTGCGGGACGAGGACGGGCGATGCGCGGGCCTGGTCACCCGGGCCCAGCTCACCGCGCACCGCGGCGGCTCGTGGTACAGCGACCGGACGCGGCTGCGGGACCTCCCGCTCGACCGCGGACCGTTCACCTCGTCCCGGGCCGCGCTCGGCGAGGCGGAAGCCGCCATGCGGGTGCGGACCCTGGACGTGTCCCCCGTGATCGACGAGCACGGATACGCCCTGGGCGTCCTGGCCCTCACGCCCTGA